A genomic window from Tenebrio molitor chromosome X, icTenMoli1.1, whole genome shotgun sequence includes:
- the LOC138140312 gene encoding probable E3 ubiquitin-protein ligase makorin-1 gives MADSTRGFSDTQKFCFEYYEKNSCKKLGCSFIHKKKANIEVVQVKAREGFVVGRCNSIPLCRYFLRGYCTHAGNCRFRHEIRPVNKFNVPNTISNQPSSTNTPSTSADELRLQDFHKPAKKGSKHAENASANACAVTTLINSESENVSLNNAEGATCSPLKDSLWVNAPEFVPKSSTIAKPLSYAAAVSPNGAVANNTTSTRQLCPYANKDGFCKYPPGECSYLHGEICDLCGNASLHPWDEEARKKHRQDCIKQHEKNMELSFAIARSKEKSCGICFEVIMEKANGEQRFGILPNCNHCFCLSCIRKWRQARQFENKIIRACPECRVTSDFVCPSLFWVDTKEDKNKLIDDYKTALSTKDCKYFDKGVGKCPFGNKCFYRHAFPDGRVCDVGPPPRQRRTRSGLDNAAIEVLQQVILWDFLDERENPWQSLAEDLEDLADFFSDSDESDWSDYDLFIS, from the exons ATGGCGGATAGCACTCGCGGATTCTCGGACACCCAAAAATTTTGCTTTGA gtATTACGAAAAGAATTCTTGTAAGAAGCTTGGATGTTCTTTCATTCATAAGAAAAAGGCTAATATTGAGGTGGTCCAAGTGAAGGCGCGGGAGGGTTTTGTTGTCGGAAGATGCAACAGTATCCCGCTTTGTCGCTATTTTTTGCGAGGATATTGCACGCACGCAGGCAATTGTCGATTCCGCCATGAAATTAGGCCAGTCAATAAGTTTAATGTACCAAATACTATTAGTAACCAGCCCTCAAG CACAAATACGCCATCTACCTCTGCAGATGAACTGCGCCTGCAAGATTTTCACAAACCAGCCAAGAAAGGATCCAAACATGCAGAAAATGCCTCTGCCAACGCCTGTGCAGTAACAACTTTGATTAATAG CGAATCTGAAAACGTCAGCCTCAATAACGCCGAGGGTGCCACTTGCTCTCCTCTCAAAGACTCCCTCTGGGTGAACGCCCCCGAATTCGTGCCAAAAAGCAGCACAATCGCGAAACCTCTCAGCTACGCAGCCGCAGTAAGCCCTAACGGAGCGGTTGCTAATAATACTACCAGCACAAGACAACTCTGCCCGTACGCAAATAAAGACGGTTTTTGCAAGTATCCACCGGGAGAGTGTAGCTATCTCCACGGTGAAATATGCGATCTGTGCGGAAACGCATCTCTCCATCCCTGGGACGAAGAAGCAAGGAAGAAACACCGTCAAGACTGTATCAAACAACACGAAAAGAACATGGAACTTTCGTTTGCCATCGCCAGATCTAAAGAGAAGAGTTGCGGAATCTGTTTCGAGGTTATCATGGAAAAGGCGAACGGTGAACAAAGATTTGGGATTCTACCGAATTGCAATCACTGCTTCTGTTTGAGCTGCATCAGGAAATGGCGGCAAGCGAGACAGTTTGAGAATAAAATCATTCG AGCTTGCCCTGAATGCCGTGTGACGTCAGATTTCGTTTGCCCGAGCTTGTTTTGGGTGGACACAAAAGAGGATAAAAACAAGTTGATCGACGACTATAAGACCGCGTTATCAACAAAAGACTGCAAATATTTCGATAAGGGAGTGGGTAAATGTCCCTTTGggaataaatgtttttatcgTCATGCATTTCCTGACGGCCGCGTGTGCGATGTGGGGCCACCACCACGTCAACGGCGTACAAGAAGCGGTCTTGACAATGCTGCGATCGAAGTCCTTCAG CAAGTTATATTATGGGACTTCTTGGATGAAAGGGAAAATCCATGGCAGTCCCTGGCGGAAGATTTGGAAGATCTGGCAGATTTTTTTTCCGATTCAGATGAGTCAGATTGGTCTGACTATGACTTGTTCATAAGTTAG
- the LOC138140307 gene encoding uncharacterized protein, with the protein MLVIQDAPYNMQNINLPQEDAISLLAYIAQFNMESVTDVESHSKLIFSLLSQLYGDDFLDKFLTMLHNLKENNYILLSRPCDTNLFKLYVRDKFLFKILLFTSLKYRKSLFIQSSASICFLQTTLQEIILSICIVKPPTLHLLKLIEMILKKREDVLTPDLSVFVLQCMNQTAHSPLTGFKHCAQNVSRIVLRSLPDNTKKYLCNFNNLPIKGIDLNDILKLCAEKQIRSFATLINKRILKLFCNNTDSRDGSFYYEALTNVCTFEQFIANVWPHYSSHFQKFEEGEFYQSFLKYWIPITVKRYKHDFYTFVVDKNVDFYLRAYTLLETKKKSHYDSSKFDSDTLNFLKYAKTSTIGLKIICTYVKKHIYPDHFAIQAVQSYLNYYSRSELPEDVLKSLKLFVSQIFLVCHLTLNKTDGDLSLYSEFLTFVYRFCLSRIDDGENCEIAAQLLKVVWDIAPGASTDLVTSYKIDRENVYETGSNLYYQKLKKTGFWQNTFLDALLIKRIENFVSIKLKHCPRLTNLVEQRYLEFVNLDNSVNLVTLLDQTSRSICLQSSEKIRIYTSLIMKYKKQKNESPQEDVAKLYDIFYSKIGSLEAQNMFECVLILDVLLIITNYEDLDLSLLIEKSLYFFEKIFDGKLNPNLNTKESKVLEALINNVIEYLITSKTVWSKLDKQQLLDQLCKIIRKSNMKRPVSSAVRVLQCYGAFMEESDYDREMKIKLLDRTLNSLYNNKQSGKIRRNPETRLVIHALCLGDKNLAKPFLSSSLHFMLEVLSNPLSSDSTLSSTLHSLEVLVSDNSIHQFTLRFIVDIIEHCIRLFNKMSWIVRNADLQLLKSLIERFLGVSLDENVRPKTIEDLFVLFPTLIPHFYKILTAPELGDSALIVLLFFSESYIKNDLLAGRLLEDDFNKFRHLFVNIIKNHSNNLGFLAIKAFTALCPDSKISQVFSQIVYYIQQDFGAIKKNIFANLIKLLRELYQKHKLSLVRTHRNVISDAATNLLNYLKQFDSFYFNLLSFKLYTIGDVTDQVIASLAVEIDFERRIWLNNYLPFIVMETESNRLERVLNRLMANQIPEFLQIKILSILADRIDDNFPTGPVINILILKLTKLADSSKYLIMAYAKCILLFYEVARDFSLSKHIIEIRRDFQTDNIYKIFVYVVVLAHCRRNEQDQEFVSYCVTKYVEAVADDDDEFLVDLATTVVHLYNCSSTSDRFHVIKLVFYLLLNDFTSFEMCKFVSILTKSHSSSILVSLVNLLKFSNLSNYVGEKRLAVRLLSEFYCYIDDLPDELEESDTYYLIEDAFPIPKQYVKTIILQSLSEGDVAST; encoded by the exons ATGTTGGTGATTCAAGATGCCCCGTATAATATG caaAACATAAACCTGCCGCAAGAAGACGCTATAAGTTTATTGGCGTACATTGCTCAGTTCAATATGGAATCAGTAACAGATGTTGAATctcattcaaaattaatcttcAGTTTGTTATCACAACTCTATGGAGACGATTTCTTAGACAAATTTTTGACCATGTTGCATAacctcaaagaaaataattatattcttTTGTCGAGACCCTGTgacacaaatttatttaaattgtatgTAAGAGACAAAtttctctttaaaatattgctGTTCACATCATTAAAATACAGGAAATCTTTATTTATACAGTCGTCGGCATCAATATGTTTCCTACAAACCACATTACAAGAGATTATACTATCGATTTGCATTGTTAAACCACCGACTTTACATCTTTTAAAATTGATCGAGATGATTCTGAAAAAACGAGAAGATGTCTTAACACCAGATTTATCTGTTTTCGTTCTGCAATGTATGAATCAAACTGCACACTCGCCGTTAACTGGTTTTAAACATTGCGCACAGAACGTAAGCAGGATTGTACTAAGATCGTTACCTGATAATACCAAGAAATATTTGTGCAATTTTAACAACCTTCCAATTAAAGGCATCGATTTAaacgatattttaaaactatGCGCAGAAAAACAGATCCGCTCTTTTGCCACTTTGATCAACAagcgaattttaaaattgttttgtaacAATACGGACAGTCGCGACGGATCATTTTATTACGAGGCCCTAACAAATGTTTGTACATTTGAACAATTTATCGCAAACGTTTGGCCCCACTACAGCAGccactttcaaaaatttgaagaagG GGAATTTTACCAAAGCTTTTTAAAATACTGGATTCCCATCACTGTAAAACGTTACAAACACGATTTTTACACGTTTGTAGTGGATAAAAATGTCGACTTTTATCTCAGAGCTTATACATTActtgaaacaaaaaagaaaagtcACTACGATAGTTCCAAATTTGATTCAGACActctgaattttttaaaatatgctaAAACCAGCACAATAggcttaaaaattatttgtacatatgtgaaaaaacatatttatccAGATCATTTTGCAATCCAGGCGGTTCAGTCGTATCTCAATTACTATTCTCGGTCCGAACTACCAGAAGATGTTTTGAAAAGCCTGAAACTATTTGTGTCccaaatatttttagtttgtcACTTAACTCTCAATAAAACAGATGGAGATTTAAGTTTGTATTCCGAGTTTCTGACATTTGTGTATAGATTTTGCTTGTCACGCATTGATGATGGAGAGAATTGCGAGATAGCAGCTCAACTTCTTAAAGTTGTATGGGATATAGCACCAGGTGCATCAACTGATTTAGTGACTAGTTATAAAATAGACAGAGAAAATGTGTACGAAACCGGGAGCAATTTATACTACCAAAAACTCAAAAAGACTGGATTTTGGCAAAACACGTTTTTAGATGCGCTATTGATAAAACGCATAGAAAATTTCGTtagtataaaattaaaacattgtcCAAGACTGACCAATTTGGTTGAGCAACGCTATTtggaatttgtaaatttagaTAATTCAGTGAACTTGGTGACGCTTCTTGACCAGACTAGTCGGTCGATTTGTCTACAAAGTTctgaaaaaattcgaatttatACGAGCTTGATAATGAAGTATAAAAAACAGAAGAATGAAAGTCCGCAAGAAGACGTTGcaaaattatatgacattttttattccaaaATCGGTAGTCTTGAGGCCCAAAATATGTTCGAGTGTGTTTTAATCCTAGACGTTCTATTGATTATCACAAATTACGAAGACTTAGATCTTTCTCTTCTGATTGAGAAAAGTCTGTATTTCTTTGAGAAAATTTTCGATGGGAAACTTAACCCAAATTTGAATACAAAGGAATCAAAAGTGCTCGAGGCGCTTATTAAC AACGTCATTGAATATTTGATAACATCAAAAACAGTCTGGTCGAAACTGGACAAACAACAATTACTGGATCAACTCTGTAAAATAATACGCAAGAGTAACATGAAACGGCCAGTTTCTTCAGCCGTTCGTGTTCTTCAGTGTTACGGGGCGTTTATGGAGGAAAGCGATTATGACagggaaatgaaaataaaattgttggaCCGAACTTTAAATTCGCTTTATAACAATAAGCAAAGTGGAAAAATTAGACGGAATCCGGAAACGAGACTCGTCATTCACGCTTTGTGTCTTGGAGATAAAAATCTAGCCAAg CCATTCTTGAGTTCGTCTTTGCATTTCATGCTCGAAGTCCTCTCAAATCCATTATCATCAGATTCGACTTTATCTTCGACTTTACACAGTTTAGAAGTGTTGGTCTCGGATAATTCCATTCACCAGTTTACTCTTCGTTTCATCGTAGATATAATCGAACACTGCATCCgactttttaacaaaatgaGCTGGATTGTCAG AAACGCCGATTTGCAGCTGTTGAAGTCATTGATCGAACGATTTTTGGGCGTTTCTCTGGACGAAAACGTACGACCAAAAACTATAGAAGATCTGTTTGTGTTATTTCCCACCCTAATCccacatttttataaaattctaaCTGCACCGGAGTTAGGTGACAGCGCTTTGATAGTACTTCTGTTCTTCTCAGAATCttacataaaaaatgatttactcGCCGGTCGATTACTCGAGGACGACTTCAATAAGTTTCGACACTTGTTTgttaacataattaaaaaccACTCGAATAATTTGGGATTTTTAGCGATTAAAGCGTTCACAGCGTTGTGTCCAGATTCGAAGATTTCTCAAGTATTTTCACAAATTGTATATTATATCCAACAAGATTTcggtgcaataaaaaaaaatattttcgccAATCTAATCAAGCTACTCCGGGAATTATACCAGAAGCACAAATTGTCACTGGTTCGAACACATCGAAATGTTATCAGTGATGCTGCCACTAATctattgaattatttaaaacagttCGActctttttatttcaatttattgtcatttaagCTGTATACAATTGGCGACGTAACAGATCAAGTTATTGCGTCTCTGGCTGTCGAAATTGACTTTGAAAGGcgtatttggctcaacaattaCTTACCATTTATAGTCATGGAGACTGAATCGAATCGATTGGAAAGGGTTCTAAACAGACTAATGGCAAATCAAATTCCtgaatttttacaaatcaaaattttgtcgATTCTAGCCGACAGAATCGACGACAATTTCCCAACTGGTCCCGTGATcaacattttgattttaaaattgaccaaaCTGGCCGACTctagtaaatatttaattatggcTTATGccaaatgtattttattgttttatgaGGTGGCGCGTGATTTCAGTTTATCTAAGCACATAATTGAGATCAGGAGAGATTTTCAGACTGataacatttataaaatttttgtttatgttgTGGTTTTAGCCCATTGCCGTAGAAACGAACAAGATCAAGAGTTTGTAAGTTATTGTGTTACAAAGTACGTAGAAGCGGTAGCTGACGACGACGATGAATTTTTAGTCGATCTGGCCACCACTGTGGTCCACCTGTACAACTGTAGCTCAACATCTGACAGATTTCATGTGATTAAgttagttttttatttattattgaacgATTTTACCTCATTTGAGATGtgtaaatttgtttcgatCCTAACAAAATCGCACAGTTCTTCAATCTTAGTTAGCTTAgtcaatttattgaaattttctaatttgtcCAATTATGTGGGTGAAAAGAGATTAGCGGTAAGATTACTATCGGAGTTTTATTGTTACATCGATGATTTACCGGATGAGCTTGAAGAATCGGACACCTACTATTTAATCGAAGACGCTTTTCCGATACCCAAACAGTATGTTAAAACGATAATTCTCCAGTCTTTGTCGGAAGGAGATGTTGCAAGTACTTAA
- the LOC138140313 gene encoding pancreatic lipase-related protein 2-like, whose amino-acid sequence MFILHYFVYHLMIRGNLGEILSDVTLEKLYLQFHGAVSYMFGNEELRPVSQDVTFNLYTRKNPQIAQIIPPNYPALLRYSYFNPKLKSYFVVHGYTDHKHREIIARLRLVLNSAEDSNVIVVDWSRLAALIYFTAVTHTLPVGTYLGQFLSILENNSVDLRNVHLIGHSLGAHISGIAGAHVGGRIGRITGLDPAGPLFELLEQKDESESLDKSDARFVDVIHTDADEFGISKPIGHVDFYPNEGTSPQPGCTSVFTVVSCSHVRSVEFYTESVINEFPFEARRCNVTRSDDSCLQEEPVHMGHYMSLEAEGIYFLTTNAEPPFAKRTHN is encoded by the exons ATGTTTATTTTGCATTACTTTGTGTACCACCTAATGATAAGAG GCAATTTAGGCGAAATACTTTCGGATGTAACGCTCGAAAAACTGTATCTTCAATTTCATGGGGCGGTTAGCTACATGTTCGGCAACGAAGAACTACGACCTGTCAGTCAAGATGTCACTTTTAACCTCTACACCAGAAAAAACCCACAGATAGCCCAGATAATCCCGCCGAACTACCCTGCACTTCTGCGATACTCCTATTTTAACCCCAAACTCAAGTCGTATTTCGTTGTTCACGGCTACACCGACCATAAACACCGCGAAATCATCGCCCGACTGAGACTTG tgCTGAACAGTGCTGAAGATTCCAATGTGATTGTGGTAGACTGGAGTCGCCTGGCTGCTCTCATTTATTTCACAGCAGTCACCCACACTCTTCCCGTGGGAACATATTTGGGCCAGTTTTTATcgattttggaaaataactcGGTGGACCTCCGAAATGTTCACCTAATTGGTCACAGTCTAGGGGCCCACATTTCGGGAATTGCCGGAGCTCACGTCGGGGGAAGGATCGGCCGCATTACCG GCCTGGACCCTGCAGGACCTCTTTTTGAGCTTTTAGAGCAAAAGGACGAGTCCGAGTCTTTGGATAAAAGCGACGCCAGATTCGTCGATGTCATCCATACAGATGCAGACGAATTCGGTATAAGCAAACCGATCGGTCACGTAGATTTCTACCCCAACGAAGGGACTTCCCCTCAACCGGGTTGCACCAGTGTTTTCACTGTTG TGTCTTGCAGCCACGTCAGATCGGTCGAGTTTTACACCGAGTCTGTCATCAACGAATTCCCTTTTGAGGCCAGACGTTGCAATGTGACTCGATCTGACGATTCTTGCCTCCAAGAGGAACCAGTCCACATGGGACATTATATGTCACTCGA AGCTGAAGGAATTTACTTCTTGACGACCAACGCCGAACCTCCCTTCGCTAAACGCACCCACAATTGA